A genomic region of Kribbella sp. NBC_00382 contains the following coding sequences:
- a CDS encoding pyridoxamine 5'-phosphate oxidase family protein encodes MNKTEIAEILAKPYSQDLLNGPEPARFAYNGLDGDPRVIPIGFWVEDDQIQIATVPKAAKVAALRKHPKVALTIDTGAFPPKVLLLRGTAEVELVQGIPEGYLVAGRKVMADEEQYAGWLEGVKALYDEMVLITVTLTWAKLLDFETTIPKAVEDLITAKQQQS; translated from the coding sequence ATGAACAAGACCGAGATCGCCGAGATCCTCGCCAAGCCGTACTCGCAGGACCTGTTGAACGGCCCCGAGCCGGCCCGGTTCGCCTACAACGGCCTGGACGGCGATCCGCGGGTGATCCCGATCGGCTTCTGGGTGGAGGACGACCAGATCCAGATCGCCACCGTGCCGAAGGCGGCCAAGGTCGCCGCACTGCGCAAGCACCCGAAGGTCGCGCTGACCATCGACACCGGCGCCTTCCCCCCGAAGGTCCTGCTGCTCCGCGGCACCGCCGAGGTCGAGCTGGTCCAGGGCATCCCCGAGGGCTACCTGGTCGCCGGCCGCAAGGTGATGGCCGACGAGGAGCAGTACGCCGGCTGGCTCGAAGGCGTGAAGGCCCTGTACGACGAAATGGTGCTCATCACCGTCACCCTCACCTGGGCCAAACTCCTCGACTTCGAAACCACCATCCCCAAGGCCGTCGAAGACCTGATCACCGCCAAACAGCAGCAGAGCTAG
- a CDS encoding MarR family winged helix-turn-helix transcriptional regulator, giving the protein MAAEDEETLPESFWGVARQLRHLRKESLAPLDIAPSHARALGVLLREGALRLNELSDRLRIAARSTTEVVDALQDRGLVERRPDPQDRRATLVAPTDEGTRVGEAIRASNDAEAEAYFSILSEAERAELADILRKLRR; this is encoded by the coding sequence ATGGCCGCTGAGGACGAGGAGACGCTGCCCGAGTCGTTCTGGGGGGTCGCTCGCCAGCTCCGGCATCTGCGCAAGGAGTCGTTGGCCCCGCTGGACATCGCGCCGTCCCACGCGCGCGCCCTCGGGGTGCTGCTGCGCGAGGGTGCGCTCCGGCTCAACGAGCTCTCCGACCGGCTGCGCATCGCGGCCCGCTCGACCACAGAGGTGGTCGACGCGCTGCAGGATCGCGGGCTGGTCGAACGGCGTCCGGATCCGCAGGACCGCCGGGCGACGCTGGTGGCGCCGACCGACGAAGGGACCCGGGTCGGCGAGGCGATCCGCGCCTCCAACGACGCGGAGGCCGAGGCCTACTTCAGCATCCTCAGCGAGGCGGAGCGGGCCGAGCTGGCCGACATCCTTCGCAAGCTGCGGCGCTAG
- a CDS encoding STAS domain-containing protein — protein MLAPTHVIYLTGLLDVRSVGDVRQRLNHLIDNSDGDVIVDLESLDALDATGLGLLVATHRRTQLLGRQLVLRHPLPSVIRILAVTRLHRILHVERTPLPISA, from the coding sequence ATGCTCGCACCGACCCACGTGATCTACCTGACCGGACTGCTGGACGTCCGTTCGGTGGGCGACGTACGACAGCGACTCAACCACCTGATCGACAACTCCGACGGCGACGTCATCGTCGACCTGGAATCCCTCGACGCCTTGGACGCCACCGGCCTGGGCCTCCTCGTAGCCACCCACCGCCGCACCCAGCTCCTGGGCCGGCAGTTGGTCCTACGCCACCCACTCCCGTCGGTGATCCGCATCCTCGCGGTCACCCGCCTCCACCGAATCCTCCACGTCGAACGCACCCCCCTCCCGATATCCGCCTGA
- a CDS encoding alpha/beta hydrolase family protein, with the protein MITRRNLLLAGTVGVAGVGATAGVAALARRSPKAQPGKGAMTISYGTDESQVADLYLPEGNGKVPVAVVIHGGFWMSSYGRELATPLAEDLAKQGIAGYAIEYRRVGNGGGWPATFEDVAAAIDKLADQPRVDLSKVVAVGHSAGGHLAVWAAGRAGLPPEAPGATPRVVLAGAVSQAGVLDLVNAYDEQVGGDAVPAFLGTTPAKDRKRYQLASPYERLPLNVPVALVHGTRDGQVPIEQSRRYRDAAVAKGDQVKLTELEHVGHFELIDPDDKAWQTCRAETVRLLGT; encoded by the coding sequence GTGATCACACGTCGCAACCTCCTGCTCGCAGGCACGGTCGGTGTTGCCGGTGTCGGCGCGACCGCTGGTGTGGCCGCGCTGGCCCGCCGCAGTCCGAAGGCTCAACCCGGGAAGGGCGCGATGACGATCTCCTATGGCACCGACGAGTCGCAGGTCGCGGATCTCTACCTCCCCGAGGGCAACGGCAAGGTTCCGGTGGCCGTCGTGATCCATGGCGGCTTCTGGATGAGCAGCTACGGTCGCGAACTGGCCACCCCGCTGGCCGAGGACCTCGCCAAGCAAGGGATCGCCGGGTACGCGATCGAGTACCGCCGAGTCGGCAACGGCGGCGGCTGGCCCGCGACTTTCGAGGACGTCGCGGCCGCGATCGACAAGCTGGCTGACCAGCCGCGAGTGGACCTCAGCAAGGTGGTGGCCGTCGGGCACTCGGCAGGCGGGCACCTGGCCGTCTGGGCCGCCGGCCGCGCGGGTCTCCCGCCCGAGGCGCCGGGTGCCACACCGCGGGTCGTACTGGCTGGGGCCGTGTCACAGGCCGGAGTACTGGATCTGGTGAATGCCTATGACGAGCAGGTCGGCGGCGATGCGGTGCCGGCTTTCCTCGGTACGACGCCTGCCAAGGACCGCAAGCGGTATCAGCTGGCATCGCCGTACGAGCGGCTGCCGTTGAACGTCCCGGTCGCGCTCGTGCACGGCACCCGCGACGGCCAGGTCCCGATCGAGCAGAGCCGCCGCTACCGTGACGCCGCAGTAGCCAAAGGCGATCAGGTGAAGTTGACCGAACTCGAACACGTCGGTCACTTTGAGCTCATCGACCCGGATGACAAGGCCTGGCAGACGTGCCGGGCAGAGACCGTGCGCTTGCTCGGGACCTGA
- a CDS encoding carboxymuconolactone decarboxylase family protein: MSTNTRRRVKLATHAPEFYQALIALDEVSALGLDTKLAHLVRIRASQLNGCAYCLDMHTLDALHEGDTAQRVNVVATWREARKFYTEQELAALELTEAITLISVDHVPDDVYEIAANAFDEKELAQLISLIIMINAWNRVGVTCRIEPGHYDPS, translated from the coding sequence ATGAGCACAAACACACGTCGCAGGGTCAAACTCGCCACTCACGCACCGGAGTTCTACCAGGCGCTGATCGCGCTGGACGAGGTGTCGGCGCTGGGGCTGGACACCAAGCTGGCACACCTGGTGCGGATTCGCGCTTCGCAGCTGAACGGCTGCGCCTACTGCCTGGACATGCACACGCTGGACGCCCTGCACGAGGGTGATACCGCCCAGCGGGTCAACGTCGTCGCCACCTGGCGGGAGGCGCGCAAGTTCTACACCGAGCAGGAGCTGGCGGCGCTCGAGCTGACCGAGGCGATCACCCTGATCAGCGTCGACCACGTCCCGGACGACGTCTACGAGATCGCCGCGAACGCCTTCGACGAGAAAGAACTCGCCCAGCTGATCAGCCTGATCATCATGATCAACGCCTGGAACCGGGTCGGCGTCACCTGCCGGATCGAGCCCGGCCACTACGACCCGAGCTGA
- a CDS encoding RNA polymerase sigma factor → MTPDLALATLALPGRPLVSSRVDLIPDEDARTLEASTREPDRFTLIFDRYFPQVHSYVARRLGSDLADDLAAETFLVAFRQRAKFDGRNGVVRAWLYGIATNLIRRHRRDEVRAWRATAKLPLPTSTGGHEERVAAQVTAQGASRQLAAALAKVSAKDREVLMLVALGELTYDEVAAALGIANGTVASRLSRARKVVREHLGHTDPTATRDEA, encoded by the coding sequence ATGACGCCCGACCTCGCCTTGGCGACGCTCGCGTTGCCCGGCCGGCCGCTGGTGTCCAGCCGGGTGGACCTGATCCCCGACGAGGACGCCCGCACTCTGGAAGCGTCGACACGGGAGCCCGACCGGTTCACCCTGATCTTCGACCGGTACTTCCCTCAGGTGCACTCCTACGTCGCGCGCCGGCTGGGCAGCGACCTGGCCGACGACCTGGCCGCGGAGACGTTCCTGGTCGCGTTCCGGCAGCGGGCCAAGTTCGACGGGCGCAACGGCGTCGTCCGGGCCTGGCTCTACGGGATCGCGACCAACCTGATCCGGCGACACCGGCGCGACGAAGTACGGGCATGGCGGGCGACTGCCAAGCTGCCGCTGCCGACGTCGACGGGTGGTCATGAGGAACGCGTCGCCGCTCAGGTGACCGCGCAGGGCGCCAGTCGCCAGCTCGCGGCCGCGCTGGCGAAGGTTTCCGCCAAGGACCGCGAAGTACTCATGCTCGTGGCGCTCGGCGAACTCACGTACGACGAGGTCGCCGCAGCGCTCGGCATCGCCAACGGGACCGTGGCGTCGCGCCTGTCCCGAGCCCGCAAGGTGGTTCGTGAACACCTCGGCCACACCGATCCGACCGCAACTCGCGATGAGGCCTGA
- a CDS encoding cyclase family protein, giving the protein MASYRARFDATVSFTNGGGLQAEGFLVDVPSADVTSAEVGELFLDSLGLLMAGEVQLTNLEIVEAAHKGTRGGPSADTRPTSDRPTYVELSHVIRDGMVTLPNLPGPELGLQLTREASREIYAPGTEFEIGKISMVANTGTYLDSPNHRYPDGHDLTGFPLDRLVELPAVVVRVEDSGRLGIDAAALATYDVRGKAVLLHTGDDARFGTPQYVENPHFLTRDGAQWLIDNGAALVGIDAANIDDMTDGTRPAHTLLLGAGLPIVEHLTSLAQLPPTGATFTATPPRIEGLATFPVRAFATLS; this is encoded by the coding sequence ATGGCTAGCTATCGCGCGCGCTTCGACGCCACTGTCTCCTTCACGAACGGCGGCGGCCTGCAGGCCGAGGGGTTCCTCGTCGACGTACCGTCCGCAGACGTTACGTCCGCGGAGGTCGGCGAACTCTTCCTCGACTCCCTCGGCCTGCTGATGGCCGGCGAGGTCCAGCTCACCAACCTGGAGATCGTCGAGGCCGCCCACAAGGGCACCCGCGGCGGCCCGTCCGCCGACACCCGGCCAACCAGCGACCGACCGACGTACGTGGAACTCAGCCATGTCATCCGCGACGGGATGGTGACGCTGCCGAATCTGCCCGGTCCGGAGCTCGGCCTGCAGTTGACCCGAGAGGCGTCGCGGGAGATCTACGCGCCGGGTACCGAGTTCGAGATCGGCAAGATCTCGATGGTCGCCAACACCGGGACGTACCTGGACAGCCCGAACCACCGCTATCCCGACGGGCATGACCTCACCGGCTTCCCACTCGACCGGCTGGTCGAGCTGCCTGCGGTTGTGGTGCGGGTAGAGGACAGCGGGCGGCTCGGGATCGATGCGGCGGCGCTGGCGACGTACGACGTACGAGGCAAGGCGGTGCTGCTGCACACCGGCGACGACGCACGCTTCGGCACCCCGCAGTACGTCGAGAACCCGCACTTCCTCACCCGCGACGGCGCGCAATGGCTGATCGACAACGGCGCCGCACTGGTCGGCATCGACGCGGCCAACATCGACGACATGACCGACGGCACCCGCCCCGCGCACACCCTGCTGCTCGGTGCGGGCCTGCCGATCGTCGAACATCTGACCAGCCTGGCACAGCTCCCCCCGACCGGCGCGACCTTCACCGCCACGCCACCGCGGATCGAGGGCCTCGCCACCTTCCCAGTCCGAGCCTTCGCAACACTGAGCTAG
- a CDS encoding protein meaA: protein MGSEKDRPWVMRTYAGHSSAAESNALFRRNLAKGQTGLSVAFDLPTQTGYDADHPLAKGEVGKVGVPVAHLGDVRALFDQIPLAQMNTSMTINATAMWLLALYQVAAQEQGALPDELTGTTQNDIVKEYLSRGTYAFPPDASLRLSTDLIAYTVSNVPKWNPINICSYHLQEAGATPVQELAFALSTAIAVLDRVRDGGQVPADRFGDVVQRISFFVNAGVRFIEETCKMRAFVRLWDEVCLNRYGVTDAKARRLRYGVQVNSLGLTEAQPENNVQRIVLEMLGVTLSKNARARAVQLPAWNEALGLPRPWDQQWSLRMQQVLAYESDLLEYDDIFDGSHVIEAKVDELVAGAQEEIDRVQAMGGAVVAVESGYLKQALVASHAERRQRIESGEQVVVGVNKFENTDPSPLTADLDTAIQTADPQAEAAALKSLQLWREQRDAKAVEDALARLREAAKGTENLMQATLTCVRAGATTGEWSGVLREMFGEYRAPTGVSGSVGVSGGGEAIAAVRAKVAATSDELGGRLRFLVGKPGLDGHSNGAEQVAVRARDVGFEVIYQGIRLTPEQIVAAAVAEDVHCVGLSILSGSHMELVPQVVKGLRETGLEDVPVVVGGIVPDADARALQSAGVAAVYTPKDYDLTGMMSNVVDVIRRANHL from the coding sequence ATGGGCAGCGAGAAGGATCGGCCGTGGGTTATGCGGACGTACGCCGGGCACTCGTCGGCGGCGGAGTCGAACGCGCTCTTCAGGCGCAACTTGGCCAAGGGCCAGACGGGGTTGTCGGTCGCCTTCGACCTGCCCACGCAGACCGGGTACGACGCGGATCATCCACTCGCCAAGGGTGAGGTCGGCAAGGTCGGCGTACCGGTGGCTCATCTTGGCGACGTGCGGGCGCTGTTCGATCAGATCCCGCTCGCGCAGATGAACACGTCGATGACGATCAACGCGACCGCGATGTGGTTGCTCGCGCTCTACCAGGTCGCCGCGCAGGAGCAGGGTGCGCTGCCGGACGAGCTGACCGGTACGACGCAGAACGACATCGTCAAGGAGTACCTCTCCCGCGGCACGTACGCCTTCCCGCCCGACGCGTCGCTGCGGCTCAGTACCGATCTGATCGCGTACACGGTCTCCAACGTTCCCAAGTGGAACCCGATCAACATCTGCAGCTACCACCTGCAGGAGGCCGGCGCGACGCCCGTGCAGGAGTTGGCGTTCGCGTTGTCGACGGCCATCGCAGTACTGGACCGCGTGCGCGACGGTGGTCAGGTACCGGCCGATCGGTTCGGGGATGTCGTCCAGCGGATCTCGTTCTTCGTCAACGCGGGCGTGCGGTTCATCGAGGAGACCTGCAAGATGCGCGCGTTCGTGCGGCTGTGGGACGAGGTCTGCCTCAACCGGTACGGCGTGACGGACGCCAAGGCCCGCCGGTTGCGGTACGGCGTACAGGTGAACTCGCTCGGCTTGACCGAGGCCCAACCTGAGAACAACGTCCAGCGAATCGTGCTCGAGATGCTCGGCGTCACGCTCTCAAAGAACGCGCGTGCCCGGGCCGTCCAGCTGCCCGCGTGGAACGAGGCGCTCGGGTTGCCGCGGCCGTGGGATCAGCAGTGGTCGCTCCGGATGCAGCAGGTACTGGCGTACGAGTCCGATCTGCTCGAGTACGACGACATCTTCGACGGCTCGCATGTGATCGAGGCGAAGGTGGACGAGCTGGTCGCCGGGGCGCAGGAGGAGATCGACCGCGTTCAGGCGATGGGCGGCGCCGTCGTCGCGGTCGAGAGTGGCTATCTCAAGCAGGCGCTGGTCGCGTCGCACGCCGAGCGCCGGCAGCGGATCGAGTCGGGTGAGCAGGTCGTGGTCGGGGTCAACAAGTTCGAGAACACCGACCCGTCACCGCTCACGGCCGATCTCGACACCGCGATCCAGACGGCGGACCCGCAGGCCGAGGCGGCCGCGTTGAAGTCTTTGCAGCTCTGGCGCGAGCAGCGCGACGCGAAAGCGGTCGAGGATGCACTCGCCCGGCTGCGTGAGGCCGCCAAGGGCACTGAGAACCTCATGCAAGCCACCCTCACCTGCGTCCGCGCGGGCGCGACGACGGGGGAGTGGTCGGGCGTACTGCGGGAGATGTTCGGCGAGTACCGCGCGCCGACCGGCGTCTCCGGATCAGTCGGCGTCTCCGGCGGAGGCGAAGCGATTGCGGCTGTCCGCGCGAAGGTCGCGGCAACGTCCGACGAGTTGGGCGGCCGGCTCCGCTTCCTGGTCGGCAAGCCCGGCCTGGACGGTCACTCGAACGGCGCCGAGCAGGTCGCGGTACGGGCCCGTGACGTCGGTTTCGAGGTGATCTACCAGGGCATCCGCCTGACCCCCGAACAGATCGTCGCCGCCGCCGTCGCAGAGGACGTCCACTGCGTAGGCCTCTCGATCCTGTCCGGTTCCCACATGGAACTCGTCCCCCAGGTCGTCAAAGGCCTCCGCGAAACCGGCCTCGAAGACGTCCCGGTCGTCGTCGGCGGCATCGTCCCCGACGCCGACGCCCGAGCCCTCCAGTCCGCCGGCGTCGCCGCCGTCTACACCCCAAAGGACTACGACCTGACCGGCATGATGTCCAACGTCGTCGACGTCATCCGCCGCGCCAACCATCTCTAG
- a CDS encoding ABC transporter ATP-binding protein — MDYENQKRGRPEGGRKSATAAEKAQAREVSLARIGRLFSPHKLSLGVVTAIIVASSLVAMASPFLLRAVIDDALPHQDLNLLIWLVAGMVAVAAVTSALGVVQTWISTKVGQHVMHKLRTDVFAHLQRQSIAFFTRTRTGEVQSRITNDIGGMEPVVTSTATSIASNLTTAIATATAMLALSWQLSLISLVVMPPSIYLTRKVARMRRTITAERQRELADLNVTVEEGLSISGVQLSKTMGTAATLVDRFTASSSRLIDLELRSELAGRWRMASMSVIFAAIPAIIYLSAGLPFTAGTLSIGTLIAFTTLQAGLFRPLMGLLNVGVALTSSLALFARIFEYLDLPIDVDDPADPIEIDPSRIEGHVRFEDVTFVYPGSETAAVAGVSLDVPAGTTLALVGETGSGKSTLASLVARLYDPTSGRVTIDGIDLRDLRLADLAGVVGVVSQETYLLHTTVRENLRYAKPDATDAEIEEAARAAQVHELISGLPDGYDTMVGSRGHRFSGGEKQRIAIARTLLRNPRVLVLDEATSALDTETERAVQQAFDRLAEGRTTITIAHRLSTVRDADQLAVVDHGRVIESGTHATLVESNGRYARLAT; from the coding sequence TTGGATTACGAGAATCAGAAACGTGGCCGCCCCGAAGGCGGCCGGAAGTCAGCCACAGCCGCCGAGAAGGCCCAGGCCCGCGAGGTATCGCTGGCCCGGATCGGCCGGCTCTTCAGTCCCCACAAACTCTCCCTCGGCGTGGTCACGGCGATCATCGTCGCATCCTCCCTGGTGGCCATGGCGTCACCCTTCCTGCTGCGCGCCGTCATCGATGACGCGCTGCCGCACCAGGACCTCAACCTGCTGATCTGGCTGGTGGCCGGCATGGTCGCCGTCGCCGCGGTGACTTCGGCCCTCGGCGTCGTCCAGACCTGGATCAGCACCAAGGTCGGCCAGCACGTCATGCACAAGCTGCGGACCGACGTGTTCGCCCACCTGCAGCGCCAGTCGATCGCCTTCTTCACCCGGACCCGCACCGGCGAGGTGCAGTCCCGGATCACCAACGACATCGGCGGTATGGAGCCTGTCGTCACCTCGACGGCGACCTCGATCGCCTCCAACCTGACCACGGCGATCGCCACCGCCACGGCCATGCTCGCATTGTCCTGGCAGCTCTCGCTCATCTCGCTCGTCGTGATGCCGCCGTCCATCTACCTGACCCGCAAGGTCGCCCGGATGCGCCGGACCATTACCGCGGAACGCCAGCGCGAGCTCGCGGATCTCAACGTGACGGTCGAGGAAGGCCTCTCGATCAGCGGCGTGCAGCTCAGCAAGACCATGGGCACCGCCGCGACCCTGGTCGACCGCTTCACTGCGTCATCTTCCCGGTTGATCGATCTGGAGCTCCGCTCGGAGCTGGCCGGCCGCTGGCGGATGGCCTCGATGAGCGTCATCTTCGCCGCCATCCCCGCGATCATCTACCTGAGCGCCGGTCTGCCCTTCACTGCCGGAACCCTGTCCATCGGCACCCTGATCGCTTTCACCACCCTGCAGGCCGGCCTGTTCCGGCCGCTGATGGGACTGCTCAACGTCGGAGTCGCGCTCACCAGCTCGCTGGCCTTGTTCGCGCGGATCTTCGAGTACCTCGACCTGCCGATCGACGTGGACGACCCGGCCGACCCGATCGAGATCGATCCGTCCCGGATCGAAGGCCATGTGCGGTTCGAGGACGTCACCTTCGTCTACCCGGGCAGCGAAACGGCCGCGGTGGCCGGTGTCAGCCTGGACGTTCCAGCCGGTACTACGCTCGCCCTGGTCGGCGAGACCGGCTCAGGCAAGAGCACCCTCGCCTCACTGGTCGCGCGGCTCTACGACCCGACCAGCGGACGCGTCACCATCGACGGTATCGACCTGCGTGACCTACGGCTGGCGGATCTCGCCGGTGTGGTCGGCGTCGTGAGCCAGGAGACCTACCTGCTGCACACGACAGTGCGCGAGAACCTCCGCTATGCAAAGCCCGACGCGACGGACGCGGAGATCGAAGAGGCAGCCCGAGCTGCTCAGGTCCACGAGTTGATCTCCGGACTCCCTGACGGCTACGACACCATGGTCGGCTCCCGAGGGCACCGCTTCTCCGGAGGCGAGAAGCAGCGAATCGCGATCGCCCGTACGCTCCTGCGCAACCCGCGTGTCCTGGTCCTGGACGAGGCCACCAGCGCCCTCGACACCGAGACCGAACGCGCCGTCCAGCAAGCATTCGACCGCCTAGCCGAGGGCCGTACCACCATCACCATCGCCCACCGGCTCTCCACTGTCCGCGACGCCGACCAACTCGCCGTCGTCGACCATGGCCGGGTCATCGAGTCAGGAACCCACGCCACCCTGGTAGAAAGCAACGGCCGCTACGCCCGCCTGGCCACCTAG
- a CDS encoding isocitrate lyase/PEP mutase family protein — MTAPSKSEAFRAMHHGPTPLVLPNAWDPVSARVIAAAGYPAIATSSGAVARVLGYDDGQLTPVAEMFEAVARITRAVDVPVTADMEAGYGLDAKEFAERLLETGAVGCNLEDSIDDQLIDVERQADYLCAVRAAAGADLVINARVDIFITSGSVDEAIARGRAYRRAGADCIYPIAAPLDVLQKLATDIGGPLNAHAKPNGPSAADLIALGATRISYGTSLHNFTTDVLRELLPDLT; from the coding sequence ATGACCGCCCCAAGCAAGTCTGAGGCCTTCAGGGCGATGCATCACGGGCCGACTCCCCTGGTGCTGCCGAATGCATGGGATCCGGTCAGCGCCCGGGTCATCGCAGCGGCCGGGTACCCGGCGATCGCCACCAGCAGTGGTGCGGTCGCCCGGGTGCTCGGGTACGACGACGGGCAGCTGACCCCGGTGGCCGAGATGTTCGAGGCGGTCGCGCGGATCACCCGCGCGGTCGACGTACCGGTCACTGCCGACATGGAGGCCGGCTACGGGCTGGACGCGAAGGAGTTCGCCGAGCGGCTGCTGGAGACCGGTGCTGTCGGCTGCAACCTGGAAGACTCAATCGACGATCAGCTGATCGACGTAGAGCGGCAGGCCGACTACCTGTGCGCAGTACGGGCTGCTGCCGGTGCAGACCTCGTCATCAACGCCCGGGTCGACATCTTCATCACCAGTGGGAGCGTTGATGAAGCCATCGCCCGGGGCCGCGCCTACCGTCGCGCCGGCGCCGACTGCATCTACCCGATCGCAGCACCGCTCGACGTCTTGCAGAAGCTCGCCACGGACATCGGTGGTCCGCTCAACGCGCACGCGAAGCCGAATGGCCCGTCCGCAGCAGACCTGATCGCTCTAGGCGCCACCCGCATCTCCTACGGCACCAGTCTGCACAACTTCACTACCGACGTACTGCGGGAGCTTCTGCCGGACCTGACCTGA
- the pdxR gene encoding MocR-like pyridoxine biosynthesis transcription factor PdxR has protein sequence MEGSRANSSPEADVKDRGIRGSAADAAVGEGGAAGSDLHLDLAQRRGRADLVNALHESIRTGRLPAGTRLPSSRQLAKDLGIARNTVADAYGQLVAEGWLTARQGSGTVVANRVLPTHTNPRRPTTPGPAASGPPAPSPAGSGRLRPSSGISLPEARNYRYDLTPGSPDVSTFPRSEWLAAARKALPAAPNDAFGYGDPRGRPELRENLADYLARARGVRADPDRILVCSGYVQALNLLTDVLRLQGARTMSVEEFGYDLHWDVIRSRGLQPTPVPVDEHGVRADLLAGKAALLTPAHQMPLGVPLAPDRRTKAVEWARETDAILIEDDYDGEFRYDRQPVGALQALDPERVVYTGTASKSLAPALRLAWMVLPEHLMDPVLEVKRTTDLLTATLDQLVLAEFIASGHYDRHVRRTRQHYRRRRDHLVELLAVRAPSVTVAGISAGLHVLLDVPGDAADVVARAKQQGLLLASLDRYRFTPDPAARQALIVGYGTPPDHSYNGALDLLCQILAV, from the coding sequence ATGGAAGGTTCGAGGGCCAATTCCAGCCCGGAAGCAGACGTGAAAGACCGCGGCATCCGCGGCTCCGCCGCGGATGCCGCGGTGGGGGAGGGAGGGGCAGCGGGATCCGATCTGCATCTCGACCTGGCGCAGCGGCGGGGCCGCGCCGACCTCGTCAACGCCCTGCACGAGTCAATCCGCACCGGCCGCCTCCCCGCGGGCACCCGCCTCCCGTCCTCCCGCCAACTGGCCAAAGACCTAGGCATAGCCCGCAACACAGTCGCCGACGCCTACGGTCAGTTGGTAGCCGAAGGCTGGCTAACCGCCCGCCAAGGCTCAGGCACAGTCGTCGCCAACCGCGTCCTCCCCACCCACACCAATCCCCGCCGCCCCACCACCCCCGGCCCCGCCGCCTCCGGGCCCCCCGCCCCCAGCCCCGCCGGCTCCGGCCGCCTCCGCCCCTCCTCCGGAATTTCTTTGCCGGAGGCAAGGAACTACCGGTATGACCTGACCCCTGGCTCACCCGACGTGTCGACCTTCCCGCGGAGCGAGTGGCTCGCGGCAGCGAGGAAGGCTCTGCCAGCGGCACCCAACGACGCCTTCGGGTACGGCGATCCGCGGGGGAGGCCCGAGTTGCGGGAGAACCTGGCCGACTACCTCGCGCGAGCGCGCGGAGTACGGGCCGATCCCGACCGCATCCTCGTCTGCTCCGGCTATGTCCAAGCACTCAACCTGCTCACCGACGTGCTCAGACTGCAAGGCGCCCGGACCATGTCCGTCGAGGAGTTCGGCTACGACCTGCACTGGGACGTCATCCGCTCAAGGGGACTCCAACCGACCCCCGTCCCGGTAGACGAGCACGGCGTCCGCGCAGACCTGCTCGCAGGCAAAGCCGCCCTCCTCACCCCAGCCCACCAGATGCCCCTCGGCGTCCCGCTGGCACCGGACCGGCGTACCAAAGCAGTCGAGTGGGCCCGCGAGACCGACGCGATCCTGATCGAGGACGACTACGACGGCGAGTTCCGCTACGACCGCCAGCCGGTAGGCGCCCTGCAAGCCCTGGACCCCGAGCGAGTCGTCTACACCGGTACTGCGAGCAAGAGCCTCGCCCCAGCCCTCCGACTCGCCTGGATGGTCCTGCCCGAACACCTGATGGACCCAGTCCTCGAGGTGAAGCGCACCACCGACCTACTGACGGCCACCCTCGACCAACTCGTACTAGCCGAGTTCATCGCCTCCGGCCACTACGACCGCCACGTACGCCGTACCCGCCAGCACTACCGTCGCCGCCGCGACCACCTGGTCGAGCTACTAGCCGTCCGAGCCCCCAGCGTCACAGTCGCCGGCATCTCAGCCGGCCTCCACGTACTGCTCGACGTACCAGGTGACGCAGCCGACGTGGTCGCCCGAGCCAAGCAGCAAGGCCTACTGCTCGCGTCGCTGGACAGGTACCGCTTCACCCCGGACCCGGCCGCCCGCCAAGCCCTCATCGTCGGCTACGGCACCCCGCCGGACCACTCCTACAACGGCGCCCTCGACCTGCTCTGCCAGATCCTGGCCGTCTAG